In Leptolyngbya sp. O-77, the genomic window TCATGTCACTCATATTGACATGAATACTCTAGCCATGACACTAAAGATTGCAGAATTTTTACAATGCGCCTTCTCAATCCATTCGGAACGCTTACGCTACATGGCTTAGCTCCCAAAGACCGCGTGTGGGATTGCTGCAAATACCCATGCGGTCTGCCATTACATCGATCGTTTGGGCGTTTGGGCTACAAGTCCATGCCGTGAGATAGGGCTATGGCGCTTGCCAGGATTGCAACCCACAAAACCCGTGGAACTGTGTAGCCTGGAGGTACTCCTCACCGCCCTTGACCTATGGCACACCTCACCCAGCGCCGTCCCGAAAACGTGAGTGGCGATTTCTATGTGGATTCCACCTGCATCGACTGCGACACCTGTCGGTGGATGGCTCCCGAAACCTTTTGCGAAGCAGGCGAGCAGTCTGCGGTTTATCATCAGCCGACGACCGAAGCCGAGCGCTTACGGGCGATGCAGGCGCTGCTGTCTTGCCCCACCGCCTCTATCGGCACAGTTCACAAGCCCCTGGACGTTCAACAAGTCCAGCGCAGTTTTCCGATTCCAATTACCGACACTGTTTCGCACTGCGGCTATCATGCTGAAAGCTCCTACGGCGCAGCCAGCTATCTGATTCAGCGGGCAGCAGGTAATGTACTGGTCGATTCGCCCCGGTTTGCGCCGCCGCTGGTGAAGCGACTGGAAGAACTGGGCGGCGTTCGTTATTTGTATCTTACTCACCGCGATGACGTAGCAGATCATCAAAAGTTTCAGGCGCACTTTGGGTGCGATCGCCTTTTGCATGAAGACGACATCACCCGCGCCACGCAGGATGTGGAGATTCAGCTATCCGGCAGCGACCCCGTTCAGCTTGCGCCCGATTTGCTGATCATTCCGGTTCCTGGACACACCAAAGGGCACACCGTTTTGCTGTATGACGACACGGTTTTGTTCACGGGCGATCACCTGGCCTGGTCTGCTGAGCTTGACCATTTGTATGCATTTCGCCGCGCCTGCTGGTATTCCTGGGCGGCGCTGTTGCAGTCGATGAAACGGTTGGCAAATTACTCGTTTGAGTGGGTGCTGCCAGGGCATGGCCGCCGCTATCAGGGCGATCGCCAAACAATGGCAGACCAGATGCAAAAATGCATCCTCTGGATGGAAACTCAGTAGCATAGAATTGCTCGGCACCCTGTCCCCGGTCTAACCGAGTTTATCCGTTGCTGCATCGGCCCATAGCCCTGTGAAAGAACTGCTCGACGAACTTTGGAACCAGTTGCGGCCGCCCCGGACGTTTTCCTGGCAAACGCTGGTGCTGCTGAGCTTGTTTTCGTGGGCGCTGTCTATCCTGGTCGAAACGCTCATTCTCAAGGATTTGCTGTCGCGGTTTGGCTGGCTCTTTCTGACGTTCGGCGTGGGCTGGGCGCTGTCGGGAAACAAGCTCAATATTCTGGGATTAGAAATTCAAACCGGGCCGTGGATTACCGGGGCGCTGGCTTGTGTGGTGCTATTTGCGGGGTGGGTGGGCGATCTGGGGCGGGTGGCGTGGGTGAGTTGGCCGATCTTTTCAGCAATTTCAGCGGCCGTGCCCTACTTTTTCCCCCGATTTACCTTCAGCATTCCCGACCCCAAGGTGCGACAAGACCTGATTTTGCGGGCGGTGCTGGCGGGCACGATGAGCTGTTGGATTCAATTTCATTTTGTGGTGCAAGACTGGCTACGCGACTATCCCAGTTTGCTGTCGGATGATTTTCGCCGCAGCTCGTTTGTGGTGCGGCTGGATGAGGAGCAGCGCAACCCCGACCACAATATGCCACGGGTAGAACTGTTGATGAATCTGGCAGAGGGCTATATCAGGCGATCGCTCGAAGGGCTGCCCTGGAGCGATACCGAGCGCTGGCTGATTGCGCTCGATCAGCAAGTTCCGCAACTGCAACAGCTCGTCTTTCGACAGGCAAACGAAGCGACCGCACGCCCCCTGCCCGAAGATGCTTTCTGGCGGTTTAGCGCAGTCGTGCCACCCGGCGAACCCGAATACACACTGCGGCTACGGATGCTGTGGACTGGCCCGACCAGCACCAACCTTCCTTATGTATATGAAAAAGCTTGCCTTATTTCCCAAGTCACACAGCCACCGGGCGCGGGCGAAGTGGTGGCAGGTGCGTCCCTGACGCGGGTAGAATGCAACCCAATTCAGCGAATTTCGCTGACGCAACCACCGTAAAATCAAAGCATGTAGCTTTAACCAGGAAGCTAGAGTCAAGCTGCTCAGAACATTTACGCTTGCAGGCCGCAGGCGGGTAGATCTGGTTTGCAAGGGAGAAGAGAAACGGTGAATCTCGGTCGCGTGTGGGTGATTGCCGTAAATGTGTTTCGTGAGGTGATTCGCGATCGCATTTTGTATCTGCTGGGATTTTTTGCGATCGCGCTAGTGGCGATCGCCGCGCTGCTGCCAGAAGTCGCCGCAGGCACCGAGCAAAAGATTTTGCTGGATGTAGGGCTGGCGGCCATCAACCTGACAGGGCTGGTGATTGCCATTTTCGTGGGCACTGGGCTGGTTAATAAAGAAATCGAGAAGCGCACGGTCTACGTGCTGATTTCCAAACCCGTCAGCAAGGCAGAATTTATTCTGGGCAAGCATTTGGGGCTGGCAGCCGTGCTGGCGGTGCTGGTGGCGGCGATGACGCTCATCTACGTGGCGGTGGTGAGCTTTTATCGGCTGCCTTTTCCGCTGGGCAGCATTTTAATTACGGTGCTGTTTCAATTTTTGGAACTGTCGCTAATCGTTGCAGTGGCGATTTTGTTTGGCGTATTCACCAGTTCTTTGCTGGCGATCGCTCTTACGGTCGGCATTTACCTCATGGGTCACTTTAGCCGCGATCTGGTCAGCCTGGGCAGCCTCAGCGAAAACCCCGCCCTGAAACAAGTCACGCAAGGGCTGTATCTGTTGCTGCCTGATTTGGCTCGGCTCAACCTGAAAAATCAAGCGGTCTATGGATTGGCTGCCCTGCCGCCTGCCCCCGAACTCTGGGCTAACGCGGCTTACGGTGTGCTGTATACGGTGCTGCTGCTGGCGATCGCCACATTATTTCTGCTTACGGGCGTGGTGCTGCCGCTGGTGCCGATGATCCAGCGGAGCTTTCAGGATACTGAGGGCAACTGGGTAGGCTGGGCCAACTACGCTCGCTACCTGACCACGCCCTCGCTGCTGGTGTCATTCACAAATACAATCTCGGTGGCGATCGCCAGCACGCTCCTATCCGTCATTTTAGGATTCCTCTACGCCTACGCGCTGACGCGCACCGCCATGCGCGGCAAAGGGATCTTTCGCATTCTCGGTACTTTGCCGCTGTTTATTCCGCCGCTGGCCCATGCGATTGGGCTAATTTACCTGTTTGGTAATAAGGGCCTGTTTACGACTGGATTTTTTGGGCTGTTGCCGCCGTTTGATATCGGACTCTACGGCCCCGTTGGCATTACTCTGGGTGAGGCGCTCTACTGCTTTCCGCAGGCAGTCGTGATTCTGGCGACCGCCCTCAGCCTGACGGATGCCCGCCTTTATGAAGCCGCCGACGTGATGAGAACGCCGCCGCTGCGGACGTTTTTGACGGTAACACTGCCCAGCGTCAAGTATGGGCTGATGAGCGCCATTTTTGTCTGTTTTACCCTGGCCTTCACCGACTTTGGTGTACCCAAGGTGGTGGGCGGCAACTTCAACGTGCTGGCCACTGACATCTACAAGCAGGTGATTGGCCAGCAAAATTTTTCGATGGGCGCAACTATCAGCGTTTTTCTGTTGCTGCCAACGGTTTTAGCGTTTATCCTCGATCGCATCGTGCAGCGCCGCCAGACAGCAATGGTCAGCGCCAAGTCGGTGCCCTACCAGCCCAAGCCCAAGCCCGCCCTCGATTGGCTGATGTTTGCGATTTGTGGGGCGATCGCCTGCTTTGTGCTGCTGGTATTTGCGGCAATCGTCCTGGCTTCGATCGTCAAGGTCTGGCCCTACAACTTTGAGCCAACGCTGCGGCACTACAACTTCAACGCAGTCGGAGGCGGGGGCTACGCTGCCTACTGGAACAGCATTCGCATGTCGCTCTATACGGCGATTTTTGGGACTGCTGCTGTCTTTGCGATCGCCTACCTCGTCGAAAAGGGCAAAGGACTCAAGGGCTTGCGGCTGGCCAATTATTTCCTGGCAACCATTCCCTTGGCGCTGCCCGGACTGGTGCTGGGGCTGGCCTACGTATTCTTCTTCAACAATCCCACCTGGAATATTGGCGGGCTGGTGCTCAGAAACCCGCTGAACTGGCTCTACGGCACGATGGCCATTTTGGTGCTGTGCAACATCATCCACTTTTTCACGGTTTGTTTTCTCACGGCCACCACTGCCCTCAAGCAGATTGATCCAGAGTTTGAGTCGGTATCTGCCTCGATGCGGGTGCCGTTTTACAAAACCTTTTGGCGCGTCACGCTGCCGCTCTGCGTTCCAGCCATTTTAGACATCGGCATTTACTTTTTTGTGAATGCGATGGTAACAATTTCTGCCATCGTTTTTCTCTATCCGCCAACGTTGCCGCTGGCGGCCGTGGCTATTGTCAACATGGATGATGCTGGAGACATTGCGCCCGCTGCGGCCATGTCTACCCTCATCGTGGTCACCAGTATCGGCGTGCGCCTGCTGTACTGGTTTTTGACACGCGGCCTGCAAACCCGAACCCAAGCTTGGCGATCGCAGGCAAGATAATTTTAGATAAGATGATTTCAGGCAAGATGATCTCAGGCGAGAGTAGGCTACAAATCTTGAGCCTCGTAGACTTGCTGGCTAAATCGCTGAAAGTCTTCTTCACAGAGCCTTAGCGCCTCTACTGCCGGAGCATATCCAGCCGCCTCGAACAAGTCTCGCTCGCGGATCTTGGGCAGCCATGAGCGCAGCTTGCTTAGCTCTGCTTCATTTTCGTCGAGTTCAGCAAAGGTAAGATTCTTCTTTTGCCGCTCACGCTCTAGCTCTTGGTGAAAGTCGCGGCAGCGTCCCAGAAATTCCATATACTCGGCCGCTGCCTGCTGCTGAAATCGCTCAATCAGTCTTGAGTTTTGTTTATCTTCTTCAATTGTGACGGTCAGCAGGTCTGCCTCCCCCCCACCGTTAATAATTTCCATTGTCAGTGCCTCTAGCTGTCTCTGCAAATTCTGACGCTGGGGCAGCACGCAAACCGATTGCTGGAGATACAATCCCCCCCACCCTTTTAACTTTCGCCAGACGTAGACCCTCTGCGTGGACGGCTGAGAGGGAACCCGGTAGATCAGCAGATTCCAAGATTGACGAGACATAGGCTTATTGTAACAGGTGTTGCATTTATCCTGGAGACGTGTCAAACTCTGATGCAACACTTGTTGCTTAACCCGCTTGTTGCCTGATGATGCTTTAGAAGCGGTTGCTCCCCTGGAAATTCTGGGAAGATTATTTACTACAAATTCTCTGGCATGAAAAACTCTGCACTTTGGTTCGTGGTGTGTTTGGGGGTGGTGAGTCTGTGCGCGGATGCAACTTATGAAGGGGCGCGGAGCATTACGGGTGCGTATCTGGGTAGCCTGGGCGCAAGCGGCGCGGCGGTGGGTTGGGTGGCAGGGCTGGGCGAACTGATTGGCTACGGGTTTCGGCTGGTCATTGGCTATTTGAGCGATCGCACTCGACAATATTGGCGCATCACTACGCTGGGCTACTGCATCAACACGGCCGTCGTGCCGCTGCTGTCGCTGACCACCGCCTGGCCCGCCGCCGCCGGACTGATGATCGCCGAACGCACGGGCAAGGCCGTCCGCACGCCGCCGCGAGATGTGCTGCTGTCCCACGGCGCAATGCAGATCGGGCGGGGATTTGGCTTTGGGCTGCACGAGGCGATGGATCAAATTGGGGCTGTGGGCGGGCCGCTGATGGTGGCGGCGATGCTGACCTGGCAGTATGGCTATCGCGGCGGCTTTGCGATTCTGGTGATTCCGGCGGTGCTGGGGCTGCTGGTGCTGCTGACAACGCAGCGGATTTATCCGAATCCGAGAGACTTTGAGCCGCCGACTCCGGCGGATTTGCACACGGAGGGGCTGCCGCGCCGCTTTTGGATTTATCTGGGGGCGATCGCCCTCGTCGCGGCGGGCTATGCCGACTTTCCGCTGATTGCCTTTCATCTGCAACGGACGGGTGTGGAATCTACCAGCCAGATTCCGCTGCTGTATGCGCTGGCAATGGGGGTAGATGCGATCGCCGCGCTGCTGTTTGGGCGCTGGTTTGACCGGGTGGGGCTGGGCAGCCTGATGCTGGCGATCGCCCTGTCGCTGCTGTTCGCGCCGTTGGTCTTTTTGGGCAGCTTCCAGACGGCAATCTGGGGGATGGTGCTGTGGGGCATTGGCATGGGCGCACAGGAATCCATCATGAAGGCGGCGGTTGCGGGTATCGTCCCGCCCCAGCGACGCGGCTCGGCCTTCGGCATTTTCAACACGGGCTATGGGCTGGCGTGGTTTGCGGGCAGCGCCCTGATGGGCACGCTCTACGATTTTTCGCGGCCCGCCCTGGTGATTTTTTCGGTGCTGATCCAAGCCCTATCGCTGCTGGTTCTGTTTTTCGTCGCTAGGGGTGTGCATCCGTCCTGACGCTGCCACCGTACTGGGTTCACGCACCAGCACCTACTCTTTCCGGCTCTACACTGCCAGCAGCGGCCTGCACCCGCTGCGCCTGAATTGCAGTGATGGCGACAGTGTTCACAATATCGGGCACGGTGCAGCCCCGGCTGAGGTCGTTGACGGGTTTTCTCAAGCCCTGGAGGATGGGACCAATGGCGACGGCGTTGGCAGAGCGCTGCACGGCCTTGTACGTATTGTTGCCCGTGTTCAGGTCGGGGAAGATAAACACCGTCGCATGACCCGCCACTTTACTATCGGGCAGCTTGGTTTTGGCGACGCTGGCATCCACCGCCGCGTCGTATTGGATCGGCCCTTCGATTTGCAAATCGGGGCGCTGGCTTCGGGCAATGCGGACGGCTTCGCGCACCTTGTCCACGTCTTCACCTTTGCCAGAGTCGCCTGTGGAGTAAGATAACATCGCTACCAGCGGCTCGATGCCAAACAGAGCAGCGGTTTCCGCCGAGCTAATGGCAATGTCGGCCAACTGCTGCGGGTTGGGGTTGGGGTTCACCGCGCAGTCGCCATAGACCAGCACGCGGTCTTCCAAACACATGAGAAACACGCTGGACACAATCGAGCAGCCAGGCTGCGTGCGGATAAATTCCAGTGCTGGACGAATCGTGTGGGCGGTGGTGTGCAGCGCTCCCGACACCATGCCGTCCGCCAGTCTTTTATAGACCATCATCGTGCCAAAGTAGCTGACATCGCGCATCAGGTCGTGGGCAAACTCCAGCGTGATGCCTTTGTGCTGGCGCAGTTCGTAATAGGTCTGGGCGAAATCTTCTTGCCAGTCTGATTCTAGCGGGTCGATCAGCGTTGCGCCGTCGAGATGGAGTCCGAGGGCGGCGATCGCCTCCTGAATCTGTCCCCGATTGCCCAGCAGCGTCACGTCCACCACGTTGCGCTGGAGCAAGATTTCGCTGGCCCGCAGGATGCGCTCGTCGCTTCCCTCTGGCAGCACAATTCGCTGGCGCATTGTCTTTGCCTGCTGAATCAGCTCATATTCAAACATCAGCGGGGTCATGCGCGTCGAGCGGGCCACCTCAATACGGGCCTCCAGCCTGGACAAATCCACCGACGATTCAAACAGCCCCAGGGCGGCGGCGATTTTGCGCTCGGTGAACGGGTTGAGCTGGGCGCGCACCTGGCTGGTGCGGGTGGCGGTTTCGTAGGTATCGGTGGCGACGGCAAAGATGGGCAGGGGCGATCGCCGAAAGCTGTCCAGCAGCGCCCGCACCGACGGAGCCAGCTCCAGCCCGCCCGTCAGTGCGATGCCGGAAATCTTGGGATAATTTTCGGCAAACATCGTCGTCAGGCAGCCCAGCACGATGTCTGCGCGATCGCCCGGTGCAATCACCAGCGCCCCTTCCTGCACATGGGTCAGAAAGTTAGGCAACTGCATCGCCGCCACCTTATAGCCCAGCACGTCGCGGTTGAGCTGGCTGTCGTCGCCCATGACCAGCACGCCGCCCAGCGTGTTCATCACTTCAGCAACCGTGGGCTTGGTGATGCGCGGCTCCTCCGGCAGCAAAAATACGGGGTCTTCCGTCTGCCAGCTTTCCTGGAGGCGATCGCCCAGTTCCTCGCGCATTTCTGGCGCGATCCGGTTGATGAACGTAGCGGCGATCGCGCAGCCGTAGTTGAGAAACGCTTCTCGCTCAGTCCGCACGTTGCTCACCAGTTCTTCCAGCGTTTTGCCCTCGCCGCTGGATACCAGGGCAATTGGCGCTGCTAGCAAATTTGCCACCTGCGCGTCAAAATCATCCACAAAGGCAGAGCCGATCTCCGTCGCGTCCACGCCTTCGCACACGACAAAATCGCACTGTGCCTCCAGCGCCTTATACGCTTCCACCACCCGCTTTAGCAGCGCATCGGTGTGGCCCGCCGCTAACAACGCCTGCGCTTCGTCGTGGGTGAGGGCAAACTGCGACTCGTAGGGTGCGGCGATCGCATAGCGGCTGCGGACCAGATCGATATCGTTGTCTGGCGTGTTGCCCGCGTGGATCACCGGACGAAAAAAGCCCAGCCGCCCTACCCGCTTTGACAGCAGTTCCATCAGACCCAGCAGCACCAGCGACTTGCCGTTGCCGGGTTCGATTGCAGCAATGTAGAGGTTTTTAAGCATAAGATTTTGAGCGGGGGCGATCGCCAGCAGACATTACATTAGCGCTAGCCCGGTTTTACCAGCCAGCCAATACCCAATGCGATTGCTCCACATTCTACGCAGGCGCTTCCCGAAGATTTGGTAATCCTGAACACGACGCACCGCGCACTCTTTTCGCTCAAGAGGAATTTGCAGTGAAAACGCAGTATTACACGGCGACCAGCCTGGACGGCTACATTGCCGACGCAAACAATTCTTTGGAGTGGCTATTTCAGTTTGGCGATCCCGAAAACGGCAGCTACGCTGGCTTTATACAAGAAGTGGGGGCGATCGCTATGGGTTCCACCACCTACGAGTGGATTCTCAATCACAACAGCCCCGACAATCCTGATTCCAACCCGGCGCAGCCCGCCTGGAGCTACACGCAGCCCGCCTGGGTGTTTACCACGCGCACGCTGCCTGCCATTCCCGGTGCAGATATTCGCTTTGTGAAAGGCGACGTGCGTCCGGTGCATGAGGCAATGCGGGCGATCGCCCAGGACAAAAACATCTGGGTGGTGGGCGGCGGCGACCTGGCAGGGCAGTTTTATGACCACGGGCTATTGGATGAAATTATCGTGACCATTGCCTCGGTCACGCTGGGCAGCGGTGCGCCCCTGCTGCCACGCCAAATCACCACGCCGCCCCTCAAGCTGGTGTCTACAACGACCTATGGCACGGCCTTTGCCGAACTGCGCTATGCAGTGCAGCGAAGCGTCGATGCCGTCTAGTCTGGTCTGGCTCGGCCTATGCCGCCGCTTCGACCTTTTGCAGGAGTTCTTGAGCCAGCGACTCAAAGGACGCAAGCGCATTCTCGGCAGCGGTGCGGTCTTGGGCGCTGAGTCCATCCAGAGAATCAATCGCAAACAGCGGACAGCCCTCACTCTGAGACTTGGACACGATGTTGAGGCGGGGCACCCAGGTTGCCTCAGAAAACAGTTGCACCTGATTTCCACCGGGCAGCTTATTTAACCGTCCGTACAACTCTTCAACCATCGACAGGTTAAAGGCCCGCGAGGTGCGGTCGTGCATACTCACCGCAATACCCACGATGGGCAGCGGCGTTTCGCGAAACTGCCCGACTTCTTCGACCTGTCCTAGGACAAATTCCAGCGCCCGGATGGGATAGGGCGAAAGCTGAGTCGGCACTAGCACACCCCCAGAGGCCATCAGAGAAATGCGGTTTACCTTGCCAAAGGAGGGCGGCGGGTCGATAAACACAAAGTCATAGTCCTGGCTTTTGAGCTTTTTGGCCAGAATGCGATCGCTGTCTACAATCTGAATCAGTTGATTCTCCATATTGCTGAGGCGAATGTGGGAGGGCACCACGTCTAAAACCACACTGCCCCAGCGCTTTTTTACAATCACGTCGTCCAGCACCAGCCGGGGTTCCGTCAGCAAGTGGGTAATGTCTTTTCGCCCGACTTTTTCTATATCTTCTAGCGGGTCGATTCCCAAACCAGTTGTCAGGTTTGCCTGTGCGTCGATGTCAATCAGCAGCACCCGCTTGCCCATTTGCGCCAGCGCCGCAGCGAGGTTAATCGTCAGGGTGGTTTTGCCAACGCCGCCTTTGTTGTTGAAAACGGTGATGATCATAGCGTTTCGGGGTGCAGTGAGGGGAGATAAATCGGGCTGTATCGGCAGGACAGAGAGAACTTGGGGGTCGTGCGACAGTTGGGCGATCGCCCGCACAAGCTGTTCGTGAATTTTGCGGTGGCTGCTGCCAAAGACCTCCATGACGCGATCGCAGTTTCGCTTCCACAGCAGCGACCCCAACACCCGATAGCTTTGATACAGGTAGTCGCGGCTGTAGTTCCAGAGCGAGTGAACCGTCTCGCCATCGTTGTAAAGCAGGCGAAATTGCTTGCCGTTGGTCAATAGTCCCAAAATGCTGCCCGAAGCGAGCAGATAATCCCGCAGTTGCCAACTATTGTGGGCGATTGACTGTTTGGGAGATTTGGCTTCGATGATTAGATAGTGGCAGTAGGGAGCAGACTGCTGCGCTCTGAGCAAAAAGTCAACCCGCTTTTTGCCAAATGGAACCTGCTGAAGAATATCCTGCGGCCGATAGCCCAGCAGTTCCAGCATGGGCAAGAGGACTTCGGTTTCCAGGGCTTTTTCAGATTTGCAGTCATCGACGCGCTCCAGCAATGCACACCAGCGCCGATGAAACTCCTCTGAAATTGCCATAGGAAATTGCCATCAAAAATCGCTACAAAGCCCGATCCTACGTTCGTCGCCCAACCTATCTTGGCACAGGGCAGCTCGCCCTAGCTACTCGCTGACCGCCCGCTGCAACCAGGCTTCGATGCCGTCGGCCAGGGCATCGGCCAGCCGCGCCTGCTCTTGGGAATCGACAATCCACTCGAATTCAAAGGGATTGATCATAAAGCCGAGTTCTAGAAGGACAGACGGCGCGACGGCAGGGCGCGTCAGGGCGAGATTGTTCCAAAACACGCCGTAAGAGGGGCGATCGCGCGTTTCGACTAGGTAATCGTGCAAAAATTCCGCCAGGTCTTGCGCCTGGTTTTTGATACCAGAACGTGCCGATGCCTGCGGTGTTGATCGCATCGCCATCGTCGGGGCAGAGCGTTGTAGTGAATGCTGAGGGGCGAGGTGCGGCTCTTGCTCCACGATCATAGCGGCGCGTTCGTTGGGGCCGAGGTCGATGTCTTCGGTGCGGCTCATGATCACCGTTGCGCCTCTGGCTTGCAGGCGATCGCGCAGCAGTTTGGACACAATCAGCGCCACGTCTTTTTCGGGATAGCCCGTGGGGCCGCGAGCGCCGAGGTCATCCGGGCCGCCGTGGCCGGGGTCGAGAAAAATCCGCAGTCCCGTCAGCGGTTGCCGCCGCGATGACGACAGCACTGGCGGGTTTCGCAGCGACAGCACCAGGCTAGTGCCCTCGTAGCGCAGCTGATAGCCCCACTGGTGGCGCGAGTTAAGCTGCACGGTGTATTGCACCTGGGTTGGGGAAATTTGCTGCCAGTCGAAGCGCTGAATCAGGCGATTGCGCGGCACGAAGATCGTGTCGGTTTTGGGCGATGGTGTGGTGCAGGGGTTAGGGAGAGAGTGCGATCGCCCTGATGCAGCGACACGGGCACAGGTGCTTGCAGCGGAAACACGATTTCCGTCCATTCCCCCGCGGGGCGAGAGCGAACGCCGCGAATCAGCGTTTGGGGCGGCGCGGCATTGGGCACGGGCTGCGTCTCGGACTCGCGAATCCACGCGCCATAACCCAGCCGCAGCCAGCCGCCCTCGCGCCCCGTCACCACATCCCGTGTGCCCTGGGGCAAGGGCGTGAGGCGGGAATAGTCGGTGCTGGGGCCAGTGCGGGCGGTTCCCGATGCAGCGACCACCTGCACCACAGGCGGGTTTAACAGCGGCAACAGCAACACGCTGCCGGGAGCCGTCTGGCGCACCGTTTCGCCGCGAAGCTGGAGTTGATAGTCTGGCTGTCCCAGCATGACGGTCTGAGTCGGGTTCGGCAGCACGGCCCCGGTGGAAATCGCGTTGCCGTAGGTAAGGATCGGCTGGCTCAGCGGCAAGCAGCCCTGGTAGCGCTGGGCCGCCTCCACCACCGCGGGCTGGTTCAAGTCCGTCAGCACGGCGGAGTTGGGCGGCAAATCCACGGCGCTGGGCTGGGGCGCGAGGGGAAGGGTCTGCCCCGCAAGGCTGACGGAAACGGTGGCATTGGGCGGGGCGATCGCCCCAAAGCAGACTGTTTCTCCGACCTGCCGCGCCACATCCACCGCCGGCCACAGCGACCCCTCGGCAAAACTAGCACCCACCGGAGCCGCCGCCCCTGCCGCCACGCGCACCACGCGAATCACCACCGCCTCCGCACCGCGCCGCAGCGTGAAGACGTTTTCGCCCAGTTCTAGCGGAAAACTGGGGGCAAAGTGGCCCGCCGGACTGCGCTCGATGGGCTGGCCATTCACCGTCACCTCGCCGCCAGGAGCCGCCGTGCCGATCAGAAAAATGCGGCTGGCGGTGGTTTCGTGTGGCCATCGTCGGGGATAGACCACCCCCCAGGGGCTGCTCGGCGCGGGCGATCGCCGCCATGCTCACCATACCCACCATGCCCACCAGCGACAGCCCCAGCCCGTGTTTGATCCAGTTCATAGTCTACCCAGGTTCAGTCTTTTCAATCCACGCTCAATCTGTGTCGGACGGCATTGCGGCATCGGGCGATCGCTCCCAAAATGGCTGGATTGCTTTTACTTCTGCTTTCACGCCTAAAAGAAGCCGCGTGGCACATCCTGCGTTAGACGAACTTCGATAATCTGGTTCGGCAGGATCGTCGCAGGCTGGGGGGGCAGTGACAAAGGTCGTTGCCGCTCCAGCCCCCGCCCCCCAGGGCCAGCCCCACCAGCCCAATGCCGCCTGTCAGCAGGGCCCAGCAGCAGCGCCCCACCTGCACCAATGGCGGAATTCCGCAGAATGTCGTCTTCAGAGACGCGGCGATCGCCCGACAGTCGATCCCGACCGCCCCTCAATGCGCTGGTTACGCCCGTTCACGCTGATTGCCTGCACCACAAAGCGACTGCCCTCGCGGTTTGTTTCAAACCGTCCCAAAGCTGGCTGTCCCCGTGGAAACACCACGCGCCCGCTGTAGTCGCGCACGGATTCTGTTAATACAAGAACTTCTTTGCCAGGGGCGATCGCCACTCAGCGTCAGCGGTACGCGGCCGGGATACCCGCGCAATCATCGACGTTCCCTGATGGGCAGCAGCACGTTCGGGGTTAAATGGTGTCGCGGCGACCGATGCAGCGGGCAGGCGACTGGCGCTCGACGGGCGACTCGAAACGC contains:
- a CDS encoding putative 2-aminoethylphosphonate ABC transporter permease subunit, which translates into the protein MNLGRVWVIAVNVFREVIRDRILYLLGFFAIALVAIAALLPEVAAGTEQKILLDVGLAAINLTGLVIAIFVGTGLVNKEIEKRTVYVLISKPVSKAEFILGKHLGLAAVLAVLVAAMTLIYVAVVSFYRLPFPLGSILITVLFQFLELSLIVAVAILFGVFTSSLLAIALTVGIYLMGHFSRDLVSLGSLSENPALKQVTQGLYLLLPDLARLNLKNQAVYGLAALPPAPELWANAAYGVLYTVLLLAIATLFLLTGVVLPLVPMIQRSFQDTEGNWVGWANYARYLTTPSLLVSFTNTISVAIASTLLSVILGFLYAYALTRTAMRGKGIFRILGTLPLFIPPLAHAIGLIYLFGNKGLFTTGFFGLLPPFDIGLYGPVGITLGEALYCFPQAVVILATALSLTDARLYEAADVMRTPPLRTFLTVTLPSVKYGLMSAIFVCFTLAFTDFGVPKVVGGNFNVLATDIYKQVIGQQNFSMGATISVFLLLPTVLAFILDRIVQRRQTAMVSAKSVPYQPKPKPALDWLMFAICGAIACFVLLVFAAIVLASIVKVWPYNFEPTLRHYNFNAVGGGGYAAYWNSIRMSLYTAIFGTAAVFAIAYLVEKGKGLKGLRLANYFLATIPLALPGLVLGLAYVFFFNNPTWNIGGLVLRNPLNWLYGTMAILVLCNIIHFFTVCFLTATTALKQIDPEFESVSASMRVPFYKTFWRVTLPLCVPAILDIGIYFFVNAMVTISAIVFLYPPTLPLAAVAIVNMDDAGDIAPAAAMSTLIVVTSIGVRLLYWFLTRGLQTRTQAWRSQAR
- a CDS encoding Chromate resistance protein ChrB translates to MSRQSWNLLIYRVPSQPSTQRVYVWRKLKGWGGLYLQQSVCVLPQRQNLQRQLEALTMEIINGGGEADLLTVTIEEDKQNSRLIERFQQQAAAEYMEFLGRCRDFHQELERERQKKNLTFAELDENEAELSKLRSWLPKIRERDLFEAAGYAPAVEALRLCEEDFQRFSQQVYEAQDL
- a CDS encoding MBL fold metallo-hydrolase, giving the protein MAHLTQRRPENVSGDFYVDSTCIDCDTCRWMAPETFCEAGEQSAVYHQPTTEAERLRAMQALLSCPTASIGTVHKPLDVQQVQRSFPIPITDTVSHCGYHAESSYGAASYLIQRAAGNVLVDSPRFAPPLVKRLEELGGVRYLYLTHRDDVADHQKFQAHFGCDRLLHEDDITRATQDVEIQLSGSDPVQLAPDLLIIPVPGHTKGHTVLLYDDTVLFTGDHLAWSAELDHLYAFRRACWYSWAALLQSMKRLANYSFEWVLPGHGRRYQGDRQTMADQMQKCILWMETQ
- a CDS encoding DUF5357 family protein, yielding MKELLDELWNQLRPPRTFSWQTLVLLSLFSWALSILVETLILKDLLSRFGWLFLTFGVGWALSGNKLNILGLEIQTGPWITGALACVVLFAGWVGDLGRVAWVSWPIFSAISAAVPYFFPRFTFSIPDPKVRQDLILRAVLAGTMSCWIQFHFVVQDWLRDYPSLLSDDFRRSSFVVRLDEEQRNPDHNMPRVELLMNLAEGYIRRSLEGLPWSDTERWLIALDQQVPQLQQLVFRQANEATARPLPEDAFWRFSAVVPPGEPEYTLRLRMLWTGPTSTNLPYVYEKACLISQVTQPPGAGEVVAGASLTRVECNPIQRISLTQPP
- a CDS encoding MFS transporter, whose protein sequence is MKNSALWFVVCLGVVSLCADATYEGARSITGAYLGSLGASGAAVGWVAGLGELIGYGFRLVIGYLSDRTRQYWRITTLGYCINTAVVPLLSLTTAWPAAAGLMIAERTGKAVRTPPRDVLLSHGAMQIGRGFGFGLHEAMDQIGAVGGPLMVAAMLTWQYGYRGGFAILVIPAVLGLLVLLTTQRIYPNPRDFEPPTPADLHTEGLPRRFWIYLGAIALVAAGYADFPLIAFHLQRTGVESTSQIPLLYALAMGVDAIAALLFGRWFDRVGLGSLMLAIALSLLFAPLVFLGSFQTAIWGMVLWGIGMGAQESIMKAAVAGIVPPQRRGSAFGIFNTGYGLAWFAGSALMGTLYDFSRPALVIFSVLIQALSLLVLFFVARGVHPS